Proteins from one Pirellulaceae bacterium genomic window:
- a CDS encoding sialidase family protein — protein MKFSSILGVYLLGTGLIGNLPAETPRGYSIPLIDLADQQQRQVVVDREPGQYLGHPTTVLLEDQKTMLVVYPKGHGRGPIMMKRSDDAGLTWSPRLPVPASWSTSKETPTIHRVVDADGKKRLILWSGLYPARLAVSSDDGQSWSELKVAGDWGGIVVMGSVVGLDEPGRYLAMFHDDGRFFTESGTRGPFTLYQTTSRDGGLTWADPSVILTREDVHLCEPGIIRSPDGKQLAALLRENSRRRNSFAIFSDDEGASWSEPVELPGSLTGDRHTAKYAPDGRLFISFRDTTHESPTRGDWVAWVGTYQDLVAGREGQYRVRLMDNHSRSDCAYPGVEVLPDGTFVTTTYGHWTKDEPPYIVSVRLKLSELDEMVNKDSK, from the coding sequence ATGAAGTTTTCATCGATCCTTGGCGTTTACTTGCTCGGAACGGGACTGATTGGGAATCTGCCGGCGGAAACGCCTCGAGGTTATTCCATTCCGCTGATCGACCTTGCGGATCAACAACAGCGTCAAGTCGTCGTCGATCGGGAGCCCGGACAGTATTTGGGCCATCCCACAACCGTCCTGTTGGAAGATCAGAAAACAATGCTCGTTGTCTATCCGAAGGGGCACGGTCGTGGCCCGATCATGATGAAACGTAGTGATGATGCTGGACTGACCTGGAGTCCTCGCTTGCCGGTGCCCGCGTCCTGGTCCACCAGCAAAGAGACACCGACGATCCATCGCGTTGTCGATGCCGATGGCAAAAAACGTTTGATTCTCTGGTCGGGACTCTATCCGGCTCGTCTTGCTGTCTCTTCTGATGACGGTCAATCTTGGTCGGAGCTCAAGGTGGCTGGTGATTGGGGGGGCATTGTTGTAATGGGTAGTGTTGTCGGGTTGGATGAACCCGGGCGATATCTAGCCATGTTTCATGATGATGGACGTTTCTTTACAGAGTCTGGAACACGAGGCCCCTTCACTTTGTATCAAACAACTAGCCGAGACGGTGGGCTGACCTGGGCCGATCCCTCAGTGATTCTGACCCGCGAGGATGTGCACCTTTGTGAGCCCGGGATCATTCGGTCACCCGACGGCAAGCAGTTAGCCGCCTTGCTGCGAGAAAATTCCCGACGTCGGAATTCGTTTGCGATTTTTTCTGATGACGAGGGTGCGAGTTGGAGTGAACCTGTTGAGTTACCGGGATCACTGACGGGTGATCGACATACGGCAAAATACGCGCCCGACGGGCGGCTCTTTATCAGCTTTCGTGATACGACTCACGAAAGCCCGACTCGTGGTGATTGGGTGGCTTGGGTCGGGACCTATCAAGATCTCGTGGCGGGTCGTGAAGGTCAATATCGCGTCCGCTTGATGGACAATCATTCTCGGAGTGATTGTGCCTATCCGGGCGTGGAAGTGCTCCCCGATGGGACCTTCGTGACCACGACCTACGGGCATTGGACAAAGGACGAGCCTCCCTACATCGTGAGTGTGAGACTTAAACTTTCTGAATTGGATGAAATGGTTAACAAGGATTCTAAGTGA
- a CDS encoding sodium/solute symporter (Members of the Solute:Sodium Symporter (SSS), TC 2.A.21 as described in tcdb.org, catalyze solute:Na+ symport. Known solutes for members of the family include sugars, amino acids, nucleosides, inositols, vitamins, urea or anions, depending on the system.) gives MNLNLKRSKSLFVLKLLLAGIILAGIIVLSSLGELRADENSPILRWGEMEPIPNQTGLAGMVAGIHNDQLIAGGGANFPTAPPWQDGTKVWHDQIYAMDLKQGTWRTLKQKLPSAVAYGVSVSHPDGIIVCGGDDGKQIFSDVYRLTYQNDRVKIDSLPPLPAPCTQMSGAIVGDLLYIAGGMNQLDATQASDKFWSLNLKTAEHWTELPPLPTGRIQAIAGSQGGSFFLFGGIHLKADTAGKSTRVTPYLKEAWKYAPRSATTGNWRRISELPNAAAAAPSPAFPAGQTHLLILGGVDGSLFDADQVTHPGFPGRILSYNPVTDRWAEAGTIPTEDARVTAPCIASGGRGIIVSGESRPGIRSPRVMDVTLLREDQSFGILNWSVLIVYLLGLVIIGFYFARRESSTNDFFLAGGRVPWWAAGLSIFATMLSAITYLAIPARSYSTNWIFFVVNCGILAIAPVIIVVYLPFFRRLQVTTAYEYLEKRFSLGIRLIGSLSFIIFQFGRMGIVVLLPALALSAVTGINVYVCIVVMGTLSTLYTVLGGIEAVIWTDVLQTFVLLGGALAAIATVILQVDGGLGTIWESAQENGKLQLINPSWSLASDGILVMVLAAIFNNLVSYSTDQAVIQRYLTTKDEQASRRAIWTNALLAIPASALFFFVGTALFVFYQSHPASLHPLEKTDQIFAWFIASEMPPGLSGLVIAGIFAAAMSSLDSSIHSVSTAITTDFIRRFRPNLEEHHFLNIARALTLILGIVGTITATVMAGQDIQSLWTFFLGLIGLFGGTLCGLFLLGIFTRRTAAIHAWIGIVFSIAALAVARFGFNLNSLLFAALGATTCLFTGWLAAIIVRQPPKNLDGLTR, from the coding sequence ATGAATTTGAATTTAAAACGATCAAAATCCCTGTTTGTGTTAAAGCTCCTCCTGGCTGGAATCATTCTGGCTGGAATCATTGTCCTTTCATCGCTCGGTGAGTTGAGAGCGGACGAGAACAGCCCAATCCTACGTTGGGGGGAGATGGAACCGATCCCGAATCAAACCGGCTTGGCAGGCATGGTCGCAGGAATTCACAACGACCAGTTGATTGCCGGGGGGGGTGCAAATTTCCCGACGGCCCCACCGTGGCAAGACGGCACGAAGGTCTGGCACGATCAGATTTATGCCATGGACTTGAAACAAGGAACTTGGCGGACGCTCAAACAGAAGCTACCAAGCGCCGTCGCTTATGGCGTCAGCGTATCGCATCCCGACGGGATCATCGTTTGTGGTGGAGACGATGGCAAGCAAATTTTTTCTGACGTCTATCGCTTGACCTATCAAAACGACCGCGTCAAGATCGATTCGCTCCCGCCCCTCCCCGCTCCATGCACGCAAATGAGCGGCGCGATTGTCGGAGACTTACTCTACATTGCCGGTGGCATGAATCAACTTGACGCCACCCAGGCCTCCGACAAGTTCTGGAGCCTCAATCTCAAGACTGCCGAACATTGGACCGAGTTGCCCCCCTTGCCGACAGGCAGGATTCAAGCCATTGCCGGATCTCAAGGCGGCAGTTTTTTTTTGTTTGGGGGCATTCATTTGAAGGCGGATACCGCGGGGAAGTCAACGAGGGTTACGCCTTACCTCAAGGAAGCTTGGAAGTACGCACCTCGTTCAGCAACAACAGGCAACTGGCGACGCATCTCAGAGCTGCCGAATGCGGCCGCAGCCGCCCCTTCTCCGGCATTTCCCGCGGGTCAAACTCACTTGCTGATCTTGGGTGGCGTCGATGGTTCCCTGTTTGATGCGGACCAGGTAACCCATCCTGGATTTCCAGGACGCATTCTGTCTTACAATCCAGTCACCGACCGTTGGGCAGAGGCCGGCACGATACCGACGGAGGACGCACGCGTCACAGCGCCGTGTATTGCCAGCGGTGGACGCGGCATCATCGTTAGTGGCGAGAGTCGGCCCGGCATCCGCTCACCGCGTGTGATGGACGTGACATTACTGCGAGAAGACCAGAGTTTTGGAATCCTCAATTGGTCTGTACTGATCGTTTACCTTCTAGGCCTTGTAATCATCGGCTTTTATTTCGCGAGGCGCGAAAGCTCGACCAACGATTTCTTCCTGGCCGGTGGGCGAGTTCCCTGGTGGGCGGCCGGTCTTTCGATTTTCGCCACCATGCTCAGCGCTATTACTTATCTCGCAATCCCCGCGCGAAGTTACAGCACCAACTGGATTTTCTTTGTGGTGAACTGCGGCATCCTCGCCATCGCGCCGGTCATCATTGTGGTCTATCTACCTTTTTTTCGACGTCTGCAAGTCACCACCGCTTATGAATATCTTGAAAAGCGTTTCAGTCTTGGAATCCGCCTGATCGGCAGCTTGTCGTTCATCATTTTCCAGTTTGGCCGCATGGGCATTGTTGTGTTGTTACCCGCGTTAGCTTTGTCCGCAGTCACCGGTATCAACGTGTACGTATGCATTGTCGTGATGGGCACTCTCAGCACCTTATACACGGTACTGGGCGGAATCGAAGCCGTAATCTGGACCGATGTACTGCAAACATTCGTCTTATTGGGCGGTGCGTTAGCGGCAATCGCCACCGTGATTCTCCAAGTCGACGGTGGCTTGGGCACGATCTGGGAGTCGGCACAAGAGAACGGAAAACTGCAACTGATCAATCCTTCCTGGAGCCTCGCCAGCGATGGAATCCTCGTGATGGTGCTGGCGGCCATCTTCAACAATCTAGTCTCTTACTCGACCGACCAAGCGGTAATTCAACGATACCTAACGACTAAGGATGAACAAGCATCGCGTCGCGCAATTTGGACCAATGCGTTGTTGGCTATTCCGGCGTCGGCCTTATTCTTCTTCGTGGGCACCGCCTTATTTGTCTTCTATCAGAGCCACCCTGCGAGCTTACATCCACTCGAAAAGACCGATCAAATCTTCGCTTGGTTCATCGCCAGTGAAATGCCACCGGGACTATCAGGCCTGGTTATCGCGGGTATCTTTGCGGCGGCCATGTCGAGTTTGGACTCAAGTATTCATTCTGTGTCGACAGCCATCACCACCGACTTCATTCGCCGCTTTCGCCCCAATCTGGAAGAGCATCATTTCCTAAATATCGCTCGGGCGTTGACATTGATCCTGGGCATCGTAGGCACAATCACCGCCACGGTGATGGCCGGACAAGACATACAATCGTTGTGGACTTTCTTCTTAGGCCTGATTGGTTTATTCGGTGGAACTCTCTGTGGTTTATTCCTGCTCGGCATCTTTACGCGACGAACAGCCGCTATCCACGCATGGATTGGGATCGTGTTCAGTATTGCCGCATTGGCCGTGGCACGTTTTGGCTTCAACTTAAACAGCTTATTATTTGCCGCTCTCGGAGCGACAACCTGCTTGTTCACGGGATGGCTGGCGGCAATCATTGTCCGGCAACCACCCAAGAATCTTGACGGGCTGACACGTTGA
- a CDS encoding AGE family epimerase/isomerase produces MTPNRCTSLLNTYREGLLNDTVPFWIRTAVDRQHGGFITSLDRDGSVIDTDKGMWQQGRFTWLLAHLYNQVEARPEWLELATHGIDFIRQHGFDADGRMWFHLTREGAPLRKRRYAFTEAFTIMAFAEYARATNDDRMAENAIQLFERYQAFRQQPTGPNKFEPTRPMKSMGGPMITLSICQVLRAAIDWPQANRFIDQSIDEIEQDFVKPDREVVMESVGPEGQIYDHFDGRTLNPGHAIEGAWFIMHEGKHRADPQLIQLGTQMLEWMWHRGWDEEYGGMFYFRDLRGLPVQEYWHDMKFWWPHNETIIATLLAWSLTGQARYADWHRQIHDWAYQHFPDEVHGEWYGYLHRDGRISVPLKGNLWKGPFHLPRMQLYCWKLLEEKLSSEVT; encoded by the coding sequence ATGACACCGAACCGATGTACTTCCTTACTGAACACTTATCGTGAGGGATTACTGAACGACACCGTTCCTTTCTGGATTCGAACCGCTGTCGATCGTCAGCACGGTGGTTTCATCACGTCGCTGGACCGAGATGGGAGCGTGATCGACACGGACAAGGGAATGTGGCAACAAGGCCGTTTCACTTGGTTGTTAGCGCACCTCTACAATCAGGTCGAGGCGCGGCCCGAGTGGCTAGAATTAGCCACCCATGGCATCGACTTCATTCGCCAACATGGATTTGATGCCGATGGTCGAATGTGGTTCCATCTCACTCGCGAGGGTGCACCCCTTCGCAAACGACGTTACGCTTTCACCGAAGCGTTTACCATCATGGCGTTTGCCGAATACGCTCGCGCTACGAACGACGATCGCATGGCAGAAAATGCGATTCAACTCTTCGAACGCTATCAAGCCTTTCGGCAACAACCGACTGGGCCGAACAAATTCGAGCCAACCCGCCCCATGAAATCGATGGGAGGCCCCATGATCACCTTGTCGATCTGTCAGGTGTTGCGGGCAGCGATCGACTGGCCGCAGGCAAATCGATTCATTGATCAAAGCATTGACGAAATCGAACAAGACTTTGTCAAACCGGATCGAGAGGTGGTAATGGAATCGGTCGGGCCAGAGGGTCAAATTTACGATCATTTCGATGGGCGCACGTTGAATCCAGGGCACGCGATTGAAGGGGCCTGGTTTATCATGCATGAAGGCAAACATCGAGCCGATCCGCAGCTCATTCAGCTCGGCACACAAATGTTAGAATGGATGTGGCACCGCGGCTGGGATGAAGAATACGGAGGAATGTTTTACTTCCGTGATCTGCGGGGGTTACCCGTCCAAGAATACTGGCACGACATGAAATTTTGGTGGCCTCACAACGAGACGATCATCGCAACGCTCTTAGCTTGGTCGCTCACGGGGCAAGCGCGTTATGCGGATTGGCACCGCCAAATTCACGACTGGGCCTACCAGCATTTTCCCGATGAAGTGCACGGTGAATGGTATGGATACCTGCACCGTGATGGGCGCATCTCGGTGCCGCTCAAAGGCAATCTCTGGAAAGGGCCATTCCATTTGCCACGAATGCAACTCTACTGCTGGAAGCTACTCGAAGAAAAACTGTCTTCCGAAGTCACCTGA
- a CDS encoding MBL fold metallo-hydrolase: protein MIKPMLAGDLLLADIRAAESSESFFIWWLGQSGFLVKWQQQHLLFDPYLSDSLTNKYAATDKPHVRMTELAIEPSCLGFVGVTTSSHNHTDHLDADTLKPLMAANADLEIVVPAANQRFAADRLGVEPSRLRTIDAGQEYVSGPFQLNGVPAAHETVERDEQGRCKFIGLVARFGPWSIYHSGDTMLYEGMAETLQPFAVDLAILPINGRAPERRVAGNLGGREAAQLAKTIGARHVVPCHYDMFKFNTESPDEFVATCQQLDQSFDLLQAGQRWCSDSIR, encoded by the coding sequence ATGATCAAGCCAATGCTCGCCGGTGACTTGCTGTTGGCTGACATTCGAGCAGCCGAGAGTAGCGAGTCCTTCTTTATTTGGTGGCTTGGTCAAAGCGGATTTCTTGTCAAATGGCAGCAACAACATTTGTTGTTTGATCCCTACTTGTCCGATTCGCTCACGAATAAATATGCCGCGACCGACAAGCCCCATGTGCGCATGACTGAATTGGCGATTGAACCAAGTTGTTTGGGGTTTGTCGGTGTGACAACCTCCAGCCACAATCATACCGACCACCTGGATGCTGACACATTAAAACCTCTGATGGCCGCCAACGCCGATTTGGAGATCGTCGTGCCCGCGGCGAATCAGCGATTCGCTGCCGATCGATTGGGGGTGGAACCGTCACGATTGCGAACGATTGACGCAGGGCAAGAATACGTGTCGGGGCCGTTTCAGCTGAATGGGGTGCCCGCGGCACACGAAACGGTCGAAAGAGACGAGCAAGGTCGCTGCAAGTTTATCGGTCTTGTGGCCAGGTTCGGACCGTGGAGCATTTATCACAGCGGTGATACGATGTTGTATGAAGGGATGGCAGAAACGTTGCAGCCGTTTGCGGTCGATTTGGCCATTTTGCCGATCAACGGTCGTGCACCGGAACGTCGTGTCGCGGGCAATCTTGGGGGCCGAGAGGCAGCCCAATTGGCGAAAACAATCGGGGCGCGACATGTGGTCCCTTGTCATTACGACATGTTCAAATTCAATACGGAATCGCCGGATGAATTCGTGGCAACCTGCCAGCAACTTGACCAATCGTTCGATCTGTTGCAAGCTGGTCAGCGATGGTGCAGCGATAGCATTCGCTGA
- a CDS encoding cobalamin-independent methionine synthase II family protein, which yields MQPIPLRTTVIGSYPFPGWLEFSSQNLDQFGRDDVVEMQDDAVIAAIHDQVSAGLDVITDGEQTRFDFNLSFYGYIDGIDLESSSPRQFGPPAHDQRGKHAIIGELAASRGLGAVEEFERLQRLAPSGPVLKASVPGPYTMSGRLLPNQQYPDRFAVTEALLPLIRNELVALVEAGCQEITVDEPSMSCYAYREDRQRFVDIFNRTVEPIVGKCRLSTHLCFGNFKGHAVGFRRYEPMFPDFLDFHLDEIHLEMASREFSEIEILETIAKRVDVAIGIIDVKSYYIESVQDIVDRVRLCLKYAPAERLSFAPDCGLSQTARWAARRKLANMVAGVHQVRKELGE from the coding sequence ATGCAACCAATTCCGCTCAGAACGACTGTGATTGGTAGTTATCCATTTCCAGGTTGGCTTGAATTTTCCAGCCAGAATCTCGATCAATTTGGTCGTGACGATGTTGTTGAGATGCAAGACGACGCGGTGATTGCCGCGATCCACGATCAGGTCAGTGCGGGACTCGATGTGATCACCGATGGTGAGCAAACCCGTTTTGACTTCAACCTTTCTTTTTACGGCTACATCGACGGAATCGATTTAGAATCGAGTAGTCCACGCCAATTTGGTCCGCCGGCGCACGATCAACGTGGTAAGCACGCGATCATCGGCGAACTGGCTGCCTCGAGAGGGCTCGGAGCAGTGGAGGAATTTGAGCGATTGCAGCGACTGGCTCCCTCCGGACCGGTGCTCAAGGCAAGTGTGCCGGGACCCTATACAATGAGCGGTCGACTGTTGCCAAATCAACAGTATCCCGATCGATTCGCCGTAACAGAGGCCTTGTTGCCACTGATTCGAAACGAGCTTGTTGCGTTGGTGGAAGCCGGTTGTCAGGAGATCACGGTAGATGAGCCGTCCATGAGTTGCTATGCCTACCGCGAAGATCGCCAACGATTCGTTGACATCTTCAATCGGACCGTCGAGCCGATTGTGGGCAAATGTCGGCTTTCGACCCATTTGTGTTTCGGGAATTTTAAAGGGCATGCGGTTGGTTTTCGACGTTATGAACCGATGTTTCCGGACTTTCTCGATTTCCATCTCGATGAAATTCATCTGGAAATGGCGAGTCGTGAGTTCAGTGAGATTGAGATCTTGGAAACCATTGCCAAGCGAGTTGATGTTGCGATCGGCATCATCGACGTAAAAAGCTATTACATTGAAAGTGTTCAGGATATCGTTGATCGCGTCCGGCTTTGCCTGAAATACGCGCCTGCCGAACGTTTGTCGTTCGCGCCGGATTGTGGTTTGAGTCAAACCGCTCGTTGGGCCGCCCGTCGTAAACTTGCGAATATGGTGGCGGGAGTTCATCAAGTGCGTAAGGAGCTGGGCGAATGA
- a CDS encoding SIS domain-containing protein yields the protein MKYAEKYLEASQQILNGVAKQQAEIEQAADWFADSILADRMVHLFGAGHSRIMVEEMWPRYGSFAGFNPIVELSLTFHNQVGGANGQRQAMFLENRAGLAERILRNFDLSDQDSALVVSSSGCNIVPIEMAQLFQQAGIKVVAITSRQHSEASHSKHPDGVKLTDCADLVLDTGAPAGDAMVSIDSLPAPVSPGSTIGGCLLVNSIKAEVAGRLTQAGNPPTVLSAACVVGSQAATEMFEDAYDEHARRVAQLYANLGRHADR from the coding sequence ATGAAATATGCCGAGAAATATCTGGAGGCGAGTCAGCAAATCCTCAATGGAGTTGCCAAGCAGCAGGCGGAGATTGAGCAAGCTGCTGACTGGTTTGCCGATTCGATCCTAGCCGATCGAATGGTCCATCTGTTTGGAGCAGGCCACAGCCGTATCATGGTCGAAGAAATGTGGCCAAGATACGGCTCCTTCGCTGGCTTCAATCCGATCGTGGAATTGTCTTTGACGTTTCACAATCAAGTGGGAGGCGCCAATGGGCAGCGGCAGGCGATGTTTCTCGAAAATCGCGCGGGACTCGCAGAACGGATTTTGCGAAATTTTGATCTGTCCGACCAAGATTCGGCGCTGGTGGTTTCGTCGAGCGGTTGCAATATCGTTCCGATCGAAATGGCTCAATTGTTTCAACAGGCGGGAATTAAAGTCGTGGCGATTACTAGTCGGCAACATAGCGAGGCTAGTCACTCAAAGCATCCTGATGGTGTTAAACTGACCGATTGTGCAGATCTTGTGCTCGATACCGGAGCGCCCGCCGGCGATGCGATGGTGTCGATTGATAGTCTTCCGGCTCCCGTGTCACCCGGATCGACAATCGGGGGTTGTCTGTTGGTGAACAGCATCAAGGCAGAGGTCGCGGGTCGTTTGACTCAGGCAGGTAACCCTCCGACTGTGCTCTCGGCTGCCTGTGTAGTTGGCAGCCAGGCTGCAACCGAAATGTTTGAAGATGCCTATGACGAGCATGCGAGAAGAGTTGCTCAATTGTATGCCAACTTGGGCCGACATGCTGATCGTTAG
- a CDS encoding SDR family NAD(P)-dependent oxidoreductase — translation MNWVSHVIAQRINQSESQKVALDVTPSKPTMAEVDRQRLKNKTIVIVGGTSGLGLSAANACAAEGARLVLVGRNESKCQQAVSTIDSDALYVVGDASVAATSEAAIALAVDRFGYLDGLYHVAGGSGRRRGDGPLDQITDEGWDFTLRLNMDSLFYSNRAAVQQFLRQATGGSILNMSSVLAEAPSPHFFATHAYAATKAAAVGLTKASAAYYAAQNIRFNVLAPALVDTPLAHRALGDDETMAYIRTKQPLDGGRVGYPADADQAVVFFLGDESCFVTGQVLAVDGGWSVSEGQHQRAAKSTNT, via the coding sequence TTGAATTGGGTAAGTCATGTGATTGCCCAACGTATCAACCAATCGGAGTCCCAGAAAGTAGCGCTTGACGTTACGCCTTCGAAGCCGACAATGGCGGAAGTGGACAGACAGCGTTTAAAAAATAAAACGATTGTTATCGTGGGCGGAACGTCCGGCCTTGGGCTTTCTGCAGCAAACGCTTGCGCCGCTGAGGGTGCAAGATTGGTGTTGGTTGGCCGTAACGAGTCGAAATGCCAGCAAGCGGTTTCGACTATCGATTCTGACGCTCTTTACGTCGTTGGGGATGCCTCGGTGGCAGCGACCTCCGAGGCGGCGATCGCTTTGGCCGTTGATCGGTTTGGTTATCTTGACGGTCTCTATCACGTAGCCGGCGGCAGTGGGCGACGTCGTGGAGACGGGCCACTGGATCAAATTACAGACGAAGGTTGGGATTTTACCTTGCGTTTGAATATGGATTCATTGTTCTACTCCAATCGGGCGGCTGTTCAGCAATTTTTACGGCAAGCGACGGGTGGCTCGATCCTAAATATGAGTTCCGTGCTGGCAGAAGCTCCTTCCCCTCATTTTTTCGCAACCCACGCTTACGCAGCGACCAAGGCGGCGGCCGTCGGTTTGACCAAAGCGAGCGCCGCTTATTACGCAGCCCAAAATATCCGATTCAATGTGCTGGCCCCAGCTCTTGTCGATACGCCGTTAGCTCATCGAGCTTTAGGCGACGACGAGACGATGGCATACATTCGTACGAAACAACCGCTCGATGGTGGCCGAGTAGGATATCCGGCAGATGCCGATCAGGCCGTGGTGTTTTTCCTCGGCGATGAGTCGTGTTTTGTGACGGGACAGGTACTGGCCGTTGACGGGGGCTGGTCGGTGAGTGAAGGCCAACATCAGCGTGCCGCAAAATCAACAAACACCTAG
- a CDS encoding biotin--[acetyl-CoA-carboxylase] ligase: MSNARQLEFQLDRILNETYIQLLDFHQVIPSTNDRAMKLAADATLPRPLAVLSETQSRGRGRGSNQWWSTEGSLTFSLLTELENLPGERIPQLSLTAGLALCQAIESIAPLADIALKWPNDIFLDGKKLAGILIELPPNAPPQAVIGIGINVNNRFQAAPTDVQDKATSLSDCLGTDFEITDVLIGCLQSLEQRLKSFHDCSTSLAEQWRTYHLLQDMDVEIEVCSRKVSGICAGIDDDGALLLETPNGIERFLGGVITQFRSANR, encoded by the coding sequence ATGAGTAACGCTCGGCAACTGGAATTTCAGCTGGATCGCATTCTGAATGAAACCTACATTCAGCTGCTGGATTTTCACCAGGTGATCCCATCAACCAACGATCGCGCGATGAAATTGGCAGCCGATGCAACGCTGCCTCGTCCATTAGCCGTGTTAAGCGAAACACAGTCGCGTGGCCGCGGACGAGGAAGCAACCAATGGTGGTCAACCGAAGGGTCCTTGACCTTTTCGTTGCTGACAGAACTCGAAAATCTACCGGGTGAAAGAATACCGCAACTTTCACTCACCGCCGGTTTAGCATTGTGCCAAGCGATCGAGTCGATCGCACCGTTGGCCGACATCGCATTGAAGTGGCCCAATGACATCTTCCTGGATGGCAAGAAATTAGCCGGCATTCTGATCGAACTTCCACCAAACGCACCGCCGCAAGCCGTGATTGGCATCGGGATCAATGTCAACAACCGATTCCAAGCTGCTCCGACGGACGTGCAAGACAAGGCCACCTCCCTAAGCGATTGCCTGGGTACCGACTTCGAAATCACCGACGTATTGATCGGCTGCCTCCAGTCGCTCGAGCAACGCCTGAAATCCTTCCACGATTGTTCTACTTCCCTCGCGGAGCAATGGCGGACCTACCATTTACTCCAGGACATGGACGTCGAAATCGAAGTTTGTTCGCGTAAAGTCAGTGGCATCTGTGCGGGCATCGACGATGACGGAGCCTTGTTGCTTGAAACACCAAACGGAATTGAACGATTCCTGGGAGGGGTCATCACCCAATTCCGTTCAGCCAATCGTTAG
- a CDS encoding biopolymer transporter ExbD, with protein MKIPSVHSRSSERADVAMTPMIDVVFLLLVFFVWTASFQVVEMRLPSQLTELASSGQTVEIELQQEDFESIIVRIQQDANQVGWTVNEQAADSLNDVQLRLRRVAEIRLDVPVLIDPAELVALGDVLDVFDAARAAGFVNIQFTTRR; from the coding sequence ATGAAAATCCCATCGGTCCATTCTCGATCTTCTGAACGTGCGGACGTGGCGATGACTCCGATGATTGACGTCGTGTTTCTTCTATTGGTCTTTTTTGTTTGGACAGCAAGTTTTCAGGTTGTAGAAATGAGATTGCCGAGCCAGTTGACGGAACTGGCAAGTTCCGGGCAAACGGTCGAGATAGAATTGCAGCAAGAAGACTTCGAATCGATTATCGTTCGCATTCAGCAGGACGCAAATCAAGTTGGCTGGACCGTCAATGAACAGGCTGCAGACAGTTTGAATGATGTTCAGCTTCGCCTACGGCGAGTTGCCGAGATCCGCCTTGATGTGCCGGTGTTGATTGATCCGGCAGAGCTTGTTGCACTAGGTGACGTGCTTGATGTGTTCGATGCGGCTCGGGCGGCCGGCTTTGTCAATATTCAATTTACGACTCGTCGCTAA
- a CDS encoding biopolymer transporter ExbD → MQVSQRTRRTPVGFNMTPMIDVVFLLIIFFLVSSHLAQRENRIEVDLPLAASGEDDIPNSTPRMTVTVLADGSVLLAGKPIALANLSTRLKARRLQSGDQIELRIRSDRQAPYQIIEPVLSSAAEAGVWNVTFAVLERSR, encoded by the coding sequence ATGCAAGTCAGTCAACGAACACGACGCACGCCTGTGGGCTTCAATATGACGCCCATGATCGATGTCGTTTTCTTGTTGATCATCTTCTTCTTGGTCTCCAGTCATTTGGCTCAACGTGAAAATCGAATCGAAGTCGATTTGCCACTGGCTGCTAGTGGCGAAGATGACATACCGAATTCAACGCCACGAATGACAGTCACTGTATTGGCAGATGGATCCGTGTTGCTGGCTGGCAAGCCGATTGCACTGGCCAATTTATCCACTCGACTTAAAGCTCGTCGATTGCAATCAGGTGACCAGATTGAATTGCGAATCCGCAGTGATCGACAGGCACCCTATCAGATCATCGAACCGGTTTTATCGAGCGCGGCAGAGGCAGGGGTGTGGAATGTAACTTTTGCCGTACTGGAACGTTCACGATGA